The DNA segment CATGAGTCCGATCAGTTGTTTGCAGATCGCGAGGCCGAGGCCCGTGCCGCCAAATGCCCGTGTTGTTTGGGAAAAGCTTTGAAAGATGGTGTCCATGAATTCTTCGGGAATACCGATTCCGGTATCTTCCACTTCAAAGAGCAGCCCGATGGTGCGGGCGTCGGATGCGGTCCTATGCGGGTCCGGGGCGGCTTTGCTGACCCGAATAGAGATGATTCCCCTGTGCGTGAACTTGATGGCGTTGCCCACCAGATTCATCAAAACCTGGCGGAGTGACAAGGGATCGCCCTTGACGCAGGTCGGAACATCTTCCGCAATATCAAGGATTACCTTTAATTCCTTTTCACGGCCCTGTATTTCCAGCCCCTTGATGGTGGTCCTGACATGATAGGGCAGGTCGAAATCGGTTCTATCAAGAGTCAGCTTTCGCGCTTCAATCTTTGAAAGGTCGAGAATATCATTGATGATAGACAGTAAATGCCGGGCCGAATTCATGACAGTGTGTAGGTAATCCCGTTGGGCATCATTCAATTCTGTCTGAAGGGTAATTTCAGTCATACCGACAATGGCATTCATGGGAGTACGAATTTCATGGCTCATGGCTGCCAGAAATTCACTTTTCGCCCGGTTGGCGGCTTCGGCATCTTCTCGCGTGCGCATGAGGTCTTCCTGGGCGCGGCGGTGTTCGGAAATATCATCCCAAGCCCAGATAATCCCCCTTCCCAGGCTTTCCGGTGCCATGGCTTTGGCATACATGCGGCACCAGATGGCATTCCCGTTCTTGTCTCTGAATGCCTGCTCTGTATTGAACTCTCCTCGCGCCTGGAGTGCGTCGCGCGACTCCTGGATGAATTCCTCGACAGCATTTTGGTCATCAAGAAGAAAGGAAATGTCATTGCCGATCAGATCGCCGGGAGCATAACCGAATATCTCGGCACCGCGTCTGTTGATAGTGACGAATTTACGCCCTCGCGACATGGCGATACCGACCAGTGAGTTCTCCAATATCGCTTCGAATTTGGAGAGAGATTGGCGTATTCTGTTCTCGGATTCCTTGCGGACCGAGATGTCGCGGACATTGGCGAGGATGGCTTCCTGACCACGAAAGACGATACGGTTCAGATAGACTTCGGCGTCAAATTCGGAACCATCATGGGGGCGACGCCCCTTCCATTCGAAGTATTGTGGTTCGCCGTTGATCACCGCCCGCCAAATGGCGGAGAGCCGGTAGACGGCATTGTCGCGGCTGGACATGTCTCTAGCTATGGAGAGATCACTGATTTCATCTCGGGTGATGCGATACATCTTGAGCATGCGGGCGTTGACATCAAGGATATGTCCTCCGACATCATGGATGAAAATCGCATCGTGGGAAGAGTCGAAAACCGTTCGCATGGCTTCCACGGATTCTTTGGCTTCGCTGGTCCGGCTACGAACCCGTTCTTCGAGAAGCTGGTGCGCCTTGCGCAGTTCCTTTTCCGCATATTTGCGTCGGGCCGTGTTTGCCATCAGGACCAGAATGATCACCATTTGAATGGTGGTAAATGCGGCTCCGGCCCAGATGAGTTTCGTATTTTCCGCATAGAAAGAGCGGGGCTGATTGATGATCACGGAATCTTCCGGCAGCATATCCAGATTGATATTGTAGTGCTTGAGCTGCTGGTAATCGAACATGAGTGATGACAGGCTCTGTTTTATGACCGGGATATCTTGCGGATGTCGTCCTGCCAGCACATGCAAGGCGATCTGGGCCATGGATTGGCCTTGTGAGTATCCGCTTGTGAGCATCCCGCCTACGATGCCGTGCCCGAGATCGAAATCAAGCAGACCATAGACAGGGACCGTTGCTGCTTCGGAGATGGTTTCAATGGCCTCCGGTGCTTCATGAAAACGGCCTGATTTATCTCGATAATAGACCCCGTACAGCACAATGCTGTTTTTTGGAAGAGCTTGGACTTCCTGTACGATCTCTCTTAAATCTTTTCCTTTTGCATACAGTACTTCGATTCCGGCAACAAAATCTTTGAGAGCCAGTCGTATGTTTCTGCTGATAGACAGTCCCGATGGCGTGGAGTCATTGATCACATAGACGTGTTCTGTCTCGGGATGGAGGTTCAGCGCCCACCACAGTGTGCCTTTGGCATCCATGTTTTCAGCCACCCCCGTGAAAAGCGGCTGGCCCTTGATCAATTCATCCCTGAAAAAATTGATGCCGCAGAAGACCACGGGAACATTCGGGAACAGCTCGTCATGAAAGCGTCGCATGAACTCCAGGGCATTATTGTCCGTGACCATGATCAGGTCGATAGTCATGCCGTTGAATTTATGCAGGTATACATCATGGAGATGCTGGATATATTGTTCGCTGAATGTGACCCGCTTGGTATCCATGTTTTCCACATGGAGGGTAATGCCTGTTTCCTTGGGACGCAGGACATCCATGAGGCCGCTGAATATCTCCTCGTTCCAACTGAAGGTATGGTGATAAGAGTTCAGGAGCAGGATATGCTTTCTTTGCAGGTCGGTCGCCGTGGCGTGGGCTGGGCAGAAGATCATGCCCAGCATCACAATAACCGACATGGTGATGCTGATTGATTTCAATGCGCGCAAGGGAGGTAAGAAGTGGCGTTTCATGATAATGTACCTGAGAGTTTCAAGAGTGCCGACCCTATCAGATGCATATATGGAAATAAAGACAGCACCGATTGAGTCGCCTTTGGTTTTTGAGCGCTTGTGTTGACTTACCCCGGTCATGGCCGGGCATTCTTGAAGAAACATGGTCTGGATATGATTTTTTTTTATGGAGGAACAGTTTTTTTACACTTTATAATCTTCTTTTTATCCTTTTTTGACTCAAGTCATACTGATGATATCGGGAATGTTCTAAACAAGGACTCAACGACGGAAACTTTCCAAAACATAAAGGAGTACACCCATGTTTTGTTATCAATGTGAACAAACCGCCAAAGGCGGCTGCACCAAAGTTGGCGTGTGTGGCAAGAAAGACACCACTGCATCCCTTCAGGATCTTCTTCTTTACTTGACCAAAGGATTGGCTCAGGTAGCCGTGGCTGCTCGCAAAGCAGGAATTGAAGACGCGGAAGCTAATCTATTTACCGCAAAAGCGGTTTTTTCCACTCTGACCAATGTTAACTTTGACGATACCCGTTTTGTCGCGTTGATTGAAGAGTGTGTCGCCAAGCGTGATGCGCTCAAAGCCAGAATTCCTTCTGTTGAATTCTCCGGCCCCGCCATTTTTATTCCGGCAGCTGACCTGGCTGGCCTCGTGGAGCAGGGGAAAGAGTTCGGTGTCGAAAATGACCCTGAAACCAACCCTGACCTCAAGTCCCTGAAGCAGACTTTGACCTATGGACTCAAGGGTGTCTGCGCCTATGCTGATCATGCCGCCATTCTGGGCAAGGAAGACAATGAATTGTACGCCAAGATTCAAGGATTGCTTGCTGCGACACTGTCCACGGACTTGACCTTGGAGCAGTGTGTGGAAGCCGGTCTTGAATGCGGTCGTATCAACATTCGCGCCATGGAGTTGCTGGACGATGCCAATACTTCCACGTATGGCCACCCCGAACCTACTGAAGTGAAACTCGGGGCCACGGCAGGCAAGGCCATTCTTGTTTCCGGGCATGACCTCAAGGACCTGGCGACATTGCTCAAGCAGACTGAAGGCAAGGGCATCAATATCTATACTCATGGTGAAATGCTGCCTTGTACTGCATATCCCGAGTTGAAGAAATACAAGCATCTTGCCGGTCACTACGGCACGGCATGGCAGAATCAGCAGAAGGAGTTCGCAGAATTCCCCGGTGCCATTCTCATGACCACCAACTGCATACAGAAGCCCACAAATTATATGGATTCGATCTTCACCACCGGCCTTGTCGGTTGGCCCGGAGCCGTTCATGTTTCCAATGACGATTTCACTCCCGTGATCGAAAAGGCGCTTGCCATGGAAGGGTTCCCTGAAGACACC comes from the Pseudodesulfovibrio piezophilus C1TLV30 genome and includes:
- a CDS encoding PAS domain S-box protein; amino-acid sequence: MKRHFLPPLRALKSISITMSVIVMLGMIFCPAHATATDLQRKHILLLNSYHHTFSWNEEIFSGLMDVLRPKETGITLHVENMDTKRVTFSEQYIQHLHDVYLHKFNGMTIDLIMVTDNNALEFMRRFHDELFPNVPVVFCGINFFRDELIKGQPLFTGVAENMDAKGTLWWALNLHPETEHVYVINDSTPSGLSISRNIRLALKDFVAGIEVLYAKGKDLREIVQEVQALPKNSIVLYGVYYRDKSGRFHEAPEAIETISEAATVPVYGLLDFDLGHGIVGGMLTSGYSQGQSMAQIALHVLAGRHPQDIPVIKQSLSSLMFDYQQLKHYNINLDMLPEDSVIINQPRSFYAENTKLIWAGAAFTTIQMVIILVLMANTARRKYAEKELRKAHQLLEERVRSRTSEAKESVEAMRTVFDSSHDAIFIHDVGGHILDVNARMLKMYRITRDEISDLSIARDMSSRDNAVYRLSAIWRAVINGEPQYFEWKGRRPHDGSEFDAEVYLNRIVFRGQEAILANVRDISVRKESENRIRQSLSKFEAILENSLVGIAMSRGRKFVTINRRGAEIFGYAPGDLIGNDISFLLDDQNAVEEFIQESRDALQARGEFNTEQAFRDKNGNAIWCRMYAKAMAPESLGRGIIWAWDDISEHRRAQEDLMRTREDAEAANRAKSEFLAAMSHEIRTPMNAIVGMTEITLQTELNDAQRDYLHTVMNSARHLLSIINDILDLSKIEARKLTLDRTDFDLPYHVRTTIKGLEIQGREKELKVILDIAEDVPTCVKGDPLSLRQVLMNLVGNAIKFTHRGIISIRVSKAAPDPHRTASDARTIGLLFEVEDTGIGIPEEFMDTIFQSFSQTTRAFGGTGLGLAICKQLIGLMGGDICVESKVGNGSTFAFTAWYEPGFACPTPDTGLPKAAMSSTGGVHVLVAEDNDVNVMVTSLRLEEMGYTYSVASNGLEVLELLKNEDFDLILMDIEMPVLDGISATKAIRSAVPGGPIPNPAIPIIGVTAHALKEFRDKSLDAGMDDYVSKPVDFNELSAIINRLVGTRAMISPSRQTSRKTLPTVRDKIVERVGPDSPQTKEEFPVMWSPEQAMEDLGVDEAIFQDFLTTAKTEMTNMAEEIKQAVGSGNKKTSAYLAHTLKSICLSIGAHVAATAAANLEISCRQGSPCKDALKTLSSALDQLLALMKKKA
- the hcp gene encoding hydroxylamine reductase translates to MFCYQCEQTAKGGCTKVGVCGKKDTTASLQDLLLYLTKGLAQVAVAARKAGIEDAEANLFTAKAVFSTLTNVNFDDTRFVALIEECVAKRDALKARIPSVEFSGPAIFIPAADLAGLVEQGKEFGVENDPETNPDLKSLKQTLTYGLKGVCAYADHAAILGKEDNELYAKIQGLLAATLSTDLTLEQCVEAGLECGRINIRAMELLDDANTSTYGHPEPTEVKLGATAGKAILVSGHDLKDLATLLKQTEGKGINIYTHGEMLPCTAYPELKKYKHLAGHYGTAWQNQQKEFAEFPGAILMTTNCIQKPTNYMDSIFTTGLVGWPGAVHVSNDDFTPVIEKALAMEGFPEDTEKGTVMTGFARNAVMSVAGTVIDAVKAGNIKHFFLVGGCDGAKPGRNYYTEFVEKTPADTVVLTLACGKFRFFDKQLGDIGGIPRLLDIGQCNDAYSAVQIALALADAFDCEVNDLPLSLVLSWYEQKAVAILLSLLALGIKNIKLGPTLPAFITPNVLNFLVENYNIAPISTPDEDLKEILG